The Oncorhynchus mykiss isolate Arlee chromosome 30, USDA_OmykA_1.1, whole genome shotgun sequence genome includes a window with the following:
- the LOC110521815 gene encoding protein FAM183A isoform X2, whose protein sequence is MASPTHDNIEEDPAFLKIIHRACLEPTKKYTHPQTESQEIGWTSRPLIVSDRSDRRLNWPRQNSEITKYMDAAWRLKEQTQNLG, encoded by the exons ATGGCCAGCCCCACCCACGACAACATAGAGGAGGATC CTGCTTTCCTGAAGATCATCCACAGGGCTTGTTTGGAACCAACCAAGAAATACACTCACCCCCAAACGGAGAGCCAAGAGATAGGCTGGACATCCAGACCTCTG ATTGTTTCAGATCGCAGTGATAGGAGACTGAACTGGCCACGGCAGAACTCTGAGATCACCAAGTACATGGATGCAGCATGGCGTCTGAAAGAACAGACACAGAACCTGGGCTAG